From the Deltaproteobacteria bacterium genome, one window contains:
- a CDS encoding 4Fe-4S binding protein — translation MVNVFDLVVQNNLCSGCGVCAGVCPAGNLAMEWNERGEYTPSDQGRCIDSCTLCLR, via the coding sequence ATGGTGAACGTCTTTGACCTCGTTGTTCAAAACAACCTCTGCTCAGGCTGCGGCGTATGCGCCGGAGTCTGCCCTGCGGGAAATCTTGCAATGGAATGGAACGAACGGGGAGAGTATACACCTTCAGACCAGGGGCGATGTATTGACAGCTGTACCCTGTGCCTGAGAG